In the Candidatus Electrothrix rattekaaiensis genome, one interval contains:
- a CDS encoding CsgG/HfaB family protein, protein MKHRPVFRFISISMIWLYSTALAQANQVITQDERAWARQILTQEKGLGKRKTLNSLVVLYFNNRSGREELTPLQKGLTVLLIRDLAKVDKVEVVERTKMQALLDEMELGTSGLMDAETAPEVGVLLRTSSVAGGDILQGTTAELEINASVFDVPLDKFTPLQPVVGSVNEIAKLEKKVFFSILEHMQITLSPQKKAALARPLSTSTAALLALFAGIDYSDRGLYLRAAQMYKQALQEDPKLKMAKEALGELKGMGLVTAEELGEKKMKKQTAAPSTPPAPTTAAPPAPTTAAPPAPTSTAPEPDKGLSTGNIVAIGLGMAAVGGGLALALGGQSDDDASSTPTVDPDDTTPPTVRADPSENTSLDCTGGNILFSFSEAMADAGEALLSNGGTIQQGWRGDQVYEVSWSSADESICNNLSSITVTLSGFKDVSENLLAEPISFSYASHEQEL, encoded by the coding sequence GTGAAACACAGACCTGTTTTTCGCTTCATATCCATATCCATGATTTGGCTGTACAGCACAGCCCTTGCCCAGGCCAACCAAGTTATTACGCAGGACGAACGGGCTTGGGCGCGACAGATCCTGACCCAGGAAAAGGGCTTAGGAAAAAGAAAGACGCTGAATTCTCTTGTTGTTTTGTATTTCAACAACAGGTCAGGTCGTGAGGAGTTGACCCCGCTGCAAAAGGGCCTGACAGTGCTGCTGATCAGGGATCTTGCCAAGGTGGATAAGGTTGAAGTGGTGGAGCGAACCAAGATGCAGGCACTCCTGGATGAGATGGAACTGGGTACCTCCGGCCTGATGGACGCGGAAACCGCCCCAGAGGTGGGCGTGCTGCTCAGGACCAGCTCTGTTGCTGGAGGAGATATTCTTCAGGGAACAACTGCGGAGCTGGAAATCAATGCTTCTGTTTTTGATGTGCCTTTGGACAAGTTTACGCCCCTGCAACCGGTAGTCGGATCAGTGAATGAGATTGCCAAGCTGGAAAAAAAGGTCTTCTTCAGCATCCTGGAACATATGCAGATCACTCTTTCGCCCCAAAAAAAGGCGGCACTTGCACGTCCCCTCTCCACCAGTACCGCTGCTCTGCTGGCCTTATTTGCCGGTATAGATTACTCGGACAGGGGCTTATACCTCAGAGCCGCTCAAATGTACAAGCAGGCTCTCCAGGAAGATCCAAAGCTGAAAATGGCCAAGGAGGCCCTTGGGGAGTTAAAGGGCATGGGCCTTGTCACGGCTGAAGAGTTGGGCGAGAAAAAAATGAAAAAGCAGACTGCCGCTCCTTCTACTCCTCCTGCTCCCACCACTGCCGCTCCTCCTGCTCCCACCACTGCCGCTCCTCCCGCTCCTACCAGCACAGCCCCGGAACCTGACAAGGGACTTTCCACAGGAAACATCGTTGCCATCGGGCTCGGCATGGCTGCGGTGGGCGGAGGACTGGCCCTTGCGCTGGGAGGACAAAGTGACGACGACGCTTCATCAACCCCTACGGTGGATCCTGATGACACAACTCCGCCAACGGTCAGAGCTGATCCATCGGAAAATACCTCCTTGGACTGCACCGGAGGAAATATTCTCTTTTCTTTTTCTGAGGCAATGGCAGATGCAGGTGAGGCCCTGCTCTCAAACGGCGGGACAATACAGCAGGGATGGCGAGGTGACCAAGTTTACGAAGTGAGTTGGTCATCAGCTGACGAGAGCATATGCAATAACTTGTCATCAATCACCGTGACCTTGAGTGGGTTCAAGGACGTGTCAGAGAATCTGCTGGCAGAACCGATCAGCTTCAGCTACGCTTCTCATGAGCAAGAACTGTAG
- a CDS encoding DUF2442 domain-containing protein, producing MSILVDTAMEAMCKNGYIIVRMESGVEIRFPVSGNRILTRGTDQQLNNIEISPYGLHWPDLDEDLSFSGLFQGDYGQYVGSRTGICA from the coding sequence ATGAGCATATTGGTTGATACCGCAATGGAAGCGATGTGTAAAAATGGTTATATTATCGTGCGGATGGAAAGCGGCGTGGAAATCAGGTTTCCAGTCAGCGGAAACAGAATTCTTACACGCGGAACGGATCAGCAATTGAATAATATTGAAATTTCACCGTACGGTCTCCACTGGCCGGATTTAGATGAAGACTTATCTTTCAGCGGCTTGTTTCAGGGAGATTACGGACAATATGTCGGAAGCCGAACAGGCATCTGCGCATGA
- a CDS encoding DUF4160 domain-containing protein, with translation MTGFGTGLRRKGGFATEAVMPKVFEKNGYTFFFYSNEHLPIHVHVRYGGGEAVFDVENEVELRESQRMKMSELRKAQEMAQENRSLILEKWYEHIG, from the coding sequence TTGACCGGTTTTGGAACGGGGTTACGACGCAAGGGCGGTTTTGCAACGGAGGCTGTGATGCCGAAAGTGTTTGAAAAAAACGGCTATACATTCTTTTTCTACAGCAATGAACACCTGCCGATTCATGTGCATGTTCGTTATGGAGGCGGAGAAGCTGTTTTTGATGTTGAAAACGAGGTGGAACTCAGGGAATCTCAACGCATGAAAATGAGTGAATTAAGGAAGGCGCAAGAGATGGCCCAGGAAAACCGGAGCTTGATTCTGGAGAAATGGTATGAGCATATTGGTTGA
- a CDS encoding AAA family ATPase, which produces MKIPYGESNFKKIITQGFLYIDKTKYIEILEQSGSYNILLRPRRFGKTLFLSTLRYYYDILFKEEFEAFFSNLAVGRNPTPLKNTYQILDLDFSGIETGSREQIEEGFNRRTETALKTFLRRYGYDPATERIIEEQNSPAGKIDYFFNLIGEAKVYLLIDEYDHFANAILGESLELFSEIVGKGGFVRAFYEVIKIATGRGIVDRLVITGVTSITLDSMTSGFNIGKNLSFAKECNQIMGFTRQETEEMIQPLVDICGLNARKMMEDLTQWYNGYQFSSRAHEKVFNPDMVLYFIDSFDRETCCYPEQMLDNNIASDYGKIMRLFGIGDRESNFATLEELLVNGEIIGRHKEKLDLDMYKPFERDDFISLLLYMGFITISGTVLSQLRYAVPNYVIQKLYYSYFRAEIEQRAQIRVEKHTLENAVAELALHNNIAPLLEEIRKILALFSNRDFMRMDEKHIKTVILTLLYQSEVYFIRSEAEVNNRYPDILLLERNPIEVRYQFLFELKYSKKKDGVQGLAEKRAEGIAQIRGYQELADISSLPKLQSYLLLTDGTEIEAVAVA; this is translated from the coding sequence ATGAAAATACCGTACGGAGAAAGCAATTTCAAAAAGATCATCACCCAAGGCTTTCTCTATATTGATAAAACAAAATATATCGAAATTCTGGAACAGAGCGGCAGCTACAATATCCTGCTCCGCCCCCGCCGCTTCGGCAAAACCCTTTTCCTCTCCACCCTCCGCTATTATTACGACATCCTCTTTAAGGAGGAATTCGAGGCTTTTTTCAGCAATCTCGCCGTTGGTCGGAATCCGACCCCGTTAAAAAATACATACCAAATTCTTGACCTGGATTTCAGCGGTATTGAGACAGGAAGCAGGGAGCAGATTGAAGAGGGCTTCAACCGCCGAACGGAAACAGCCCTGAAAACCTTTCTCAGGCGGTACGGTTACGATCCGGCGACAGAGCGTATAATAGAAGAGCAGAACAGCCCTGCCGGAAAAATAGATTATTTTTTCAATCTGATAGGTGAGGCGAAGGTCTACCTGCTCATTGATGAATACGATCATTTCGCCAACGCCATCCTCGGTGAAAGCCTGGAGCTATTCAGCGAAATCGTGGGCAAGGGCGGTTTTGTCCGGGCCTTTTATGAGGTTATCAAGATCGCAACAGGCCGGGGAATCGTCGATCGTCTTGTGATCACCGGCGTAACCTCCATTACCCTGGACAGCATGACCAGCGGGTTTAACATTGGCAAGAATCTTTCCTTTGCCAAGGAATGTAATCAGATCATGGGGTTTACCCGTCAGGAAACAGAAGAGATGATCCAGCCTCTTGTTGACATCTGCGGACTCAATGCCCGAAAAATGATGGAGGATCTGACGCAGTGGTATAACGGCTATCAGTTTAGTAGTCGTGCTCATGAAAAGGTCTTTAATCCCGATATGGTGCTGTATTTTATCGACAGCTTTGACCGCGAGACCTGCTGCTATCCTGAACAGATGCTGGATAACAACATCGCCTCGGATTACGGCAAGATCATGCGCCTCTTCGGGATCGGCGACCGGGAGAGCAATTTTGCAACCCTTGAGGAGCTGCTGGTTAACGGGGAAATCATCGGGCGGCATAAAGAAAAGCTGGATCTGGACATGTACAAGCCCTTTGAACGTGACGATTTTATCAGTCTGCTTCTGTACATGGGTTTTATCACCATCAGCGGTACGGTGCTCAGTCAGCTGCGCTATGCTGTTCCCAACTATGTTATTCAAAAACTGTATTACAGCTATTTCAGAGCTGAGATTGAGCAACGTGCCCAAATTCGGGTGGAGAAACATACCCTTGAAAATGCTGTGGCCGAGTTAGCCCTGCACAACAACATCGCACCGCTTCTTGAGGAGATTCGCAAGATCCTGGCCCTGTTTTCCAACCGCGATTTCATGCGCATGGATGAAAAACACATCAAGACCGTGATCCTGACCCTGCTCTATCAGTCCGAGGTCTATTTTATCCGCAGCGAGGCCGAGGTTAATAACCGCTACCCGGATATCCTCCTGCTGGAACGCAACCCCATTGAGGTACGCTACCAGTTCCTTTTTGAGCTGAAGTACAGCAAGAAGAAGGACGGGGTTCAGGGGCTGGCGGAAAAACGGGCGGAAGGGATCGCGCAGATCAGAGGGTATCAGGAGCTGGCCGATATCAGCAGCCTGCCTAAACTGCAATCCTACCTGCTGCTCACCGACGGGACGGAGATTGAGGCGGTTGCGGTAGCGTAG
- a CDS encoding type II toxin-antitoxin system RelE/ParE family toxin, whose translation MYEVKYHPKIKKDLKKIDPKLREKIRIEHIPKILSDPRTGEKLSGDLNGTCSYHFKMVGQQFRIAYIIDEQAKTVFVQMIAKRGDFYVLLKRRIRG comes from the coding sequence ATGTATGAGGTCAAATATCATCCCAAGATCAAAAAGGATCTGAAAAAGATTGATCCAAAACTACGTGAAAAAATCAGAATTGAGCATATTCCGAAAATCTTATCAGATCCCAGAACAGGAGAAAAGTTATCAGGAGATCTGAACGGAACCTGCTCTTATCATTTTAAAATGGTAGGGCAGCAATTTCGAATAGCCTATATTATCGATGAACAGGCCAAGACGGTATTTGTTCAGATGATAGCAAAAAGAGGGGATTTCTATGTTTTACTCAAACGGAGAATTCGAGGGTGA
- a CDS encoding TIGR03986 family CRISPR-associated RAMP protein: protein MTTDPRWSLGTRKRWQITAELMTRSSLHIGSSESIHHPENNNDGEPVDINSVIRGRNNLPILPGSSLKGKLRQWLAEREVDPALLESVFGKEHDGQEKDEKKKQGSGGRAEFHDAHICTPLKGEQPHYPYWREDYQTWIMASTAIDRHTGSALHQHLRSTEVVPPGVVFKVVISGVMDDNKENPEVDILLAALQGCRDSKTGIFLGAGEADGMGRMQLCQKVEARFMDSSSICAWLNSIEDGSSGAMAMDDATCFRLLAEKEIQDRAASVLEKNPDSSDQEDLRLEVTLPFDGPFLVSHPVNKEKIDPKQPDLIPLRDNDGKPLLPASSLRGALRSQAERIVRTLGGRCCSPADPCQPLGDIKELETLCPVCQVFGAAGWKTGIRIHDFRCIQVNKEKNRQDFVAIDRFHGGGKDGAKFAVEHSECPCFQGQITISSRVKEAGRGLLALVLRDLREGDITFGSGANKGYGNLRTEAVRVENLERLIPYITAFREYVATDPGKYLCANVPEPEQHNELLLPAEPTTQQAAQNQFHNPYHFVPVKPPKTDSWLPRESLGKDELKETSPYHSHALYRQETEDEAGEKMPLYHGRIICRLETETPLFIGAEGGKREENDSAEPNDVPNYYLNGALAIPATSLRGMISGLAEAASNSAMRVLENGVLSFRKIAENALRDIGMVVSEGDRISVLPLSSSAQAYKLKHAYSNHAMMKFLDDKHSWSPQHNTVYYASSPGTVPDTTYANGKTPGILRILGKDANRIEELQNKLHELFIKIPQQYVDTETNRFDYQQYLSDQKDRLLPVPEQVRERYQELADERSKSQKSDQELKKDQDGTSTRWLPFHLKGAERERDATDRFCTLPLKHGDLVWYSMEGNNVAELSFSSIWRSRVEDERQLASKVGSFFPDQELLPFNPKRKRISPAELLFGFVEDLGKEKENPGKETEKKQALTFTGKVRCSSGVLPADAPKDSDLLESKRITLKALSTPKPPSPALYFTRKEGADDSKAISKEELSADSHRAMGRKHYLHALRRKDDPVAVQQLDKQGHPADSGIHSYPWKSLHPKDRPEMKVRVQPIVTGTSFYFHLDFSNLTEWELGLLCFALRPNEAFRHKLGMGKPIGLGTVRIDLAGLHCIDRKERYAEDEPEVARYNQGGWTDPNLRNELAKAGYDLPERGTAPDPETCRQHFLKTIDPDIYRALDLLGNPQHVHHPVHYPQVTMDKTGTQADIEEENFKWFVENDKEHHEYLQPLGKEGAPLPLLTRRQEVERGD from the coding sequence ATGACAACTGATCCCCGCTGGAGTCTCGGCACGAGAAAACGCTGGCAGATCACTGCCGAGCTTATGACACGTTCTTCGTTGCATATAGGCTCTTCCGAGTCCATCCACCATCCTGAAAACAACAATGACGGAGAACCTGTTGACATCAACAGTGTGATAAGGGGAAGAAACAACCTGCCCATTCTCCCCGGTTCCAGCCTGAAAGGCAAGTTGCGCCAATGGCTGGCAGAGCGGGAAGTTGATCCTGCTCTCCTGGAATCGGTCTTTGGCAAGGAGCACGATGGTCAGGAAAAAGACGAAAAAAAGAAGCAGGGCTCTGGTGGAAGGGCGGAGTTTCATGATGCCCATATCTGTACACCCTTAAAAGGGGAACAGCCGCATTATCCCTACTGGCGGGAAGATTACCAGACTTGGATCATGGCCTCCACTGCCATTGACCGCCACACCGGCAGTGCCTTACATCAGCACCTCCGTTCTACAGAGGTTGTGCCACCGGGTGTTGTTTTCAAGGTCGTTATCAGCGGGGTGATGGACGATAATAAGGAAAATCCGGAGGTGGACATCCTCCTTGCCGCGCTGCAAGGTTGCCGTGATAGCAAAACAGGCATTTTTCTTGGTGCCGGAGAGGCGGACGGCATGGGCAGGATGCAGCTTTGTCAAAAGGTGGAGGCTCGCTTTATGGACAGCAGCTCCATCTGCGCTTGGCTGAACAGCATTGAAGATGGTTCGTCAGGAGCAATGGCGATGGATGACGCTACCTGCTTTCGGCTGCTGGCCGAGAAGGAAATACAGGATCGCGCCGCTTCTGTTTTGGAAAAAAACCCTGATTCTTCTGACCAAGAAGACTTGCGACTGGAGGTGACGCTCCCCTTTGATGGCCCCTTTCTGGTCAGTCATCCGGTCAATAAAGAAAAGATTGATCCGAAACAGCCGGATCTGATTCCGTTGCGGGATAATGACGGGAAACCTCTTTTGCCTGCCTCTTCCCTGCGCGGGGCCTTGCGTTCTCAGGCCGAGCGGATTGTTCGCACCCTTGGCGGTCGCTGCTGTAGCCCGGCAGATCCCTGTCAGCCTCTCGGTGATATCAAGGAGCTTGAGACGCTTTGCCCGGTCTGTCAGGTTTTCGGGGCCGCAGGCTGGAAAACAGGCATCCGTATCCATGACTTTCGATGTATTCAGGTTAATAAGGAAAAAAACAGGCAGGATTTTGTCGCCATTGATCGCTTTCACGGCGGCGGTAAAGACGGGGCCAAGTTTGCTGTTGAACACAGTGAATGCCCCTGTTTCCAGGGGCAGATAACAATCAGCAGCAGAGTGAAAGAAGCCGGTAGAGGTCTGCTCGCCCTGGTCCTGCGTGATCTGCGGGAAGGGGATATCACCTTCGGGTCCGGGGCCAATAAAGGCTATGGGAATCTGCGAACCGAAGCTGTCCGGGTCGAAAATTTGGAGCGGCTCATCCCGTATATTACCGCCTTTCGTGAGTATGTGGCTACTGATCCGGGAAAGTATCTCTGTGCAAATGTGCCTGAACCTGAACAGCATAATGAACTGCTGTTACCTGCCGAACCGACAACACAGCAGGCAGCTCAAAATCAGTTCCACAATCCCTATCATTTCGTTCCGGTGAAACCGCCCAAGACCGACTCCTGGCTGCCCAGGGAAAGTCTCGGTAAGGATGAACTGAAAGAGACCTCACCTTACCATTCCCACGCCCTTTATCGACAGGAAACAGAGGACGAGGCAGGTGAAAAAATGCCGCTTTATCACGGCAGGATCATCTGTCGCCTGGAGACGGAAACCCCGTTGTTTATCGGGGCTGAGGGCGGCAAACGTGAGGAGAACGATTCTGCGGAACCAAACGATGTGCCCAATTACTACCTCAACGGTGCGCTGGCCATCCCGGCCACTTCCCTGCGGGGGATGATTTCCGGCCTTGCCGAGGCTGCGTCCAATTCCGCCATGCGGGTGTTGGAAAACGGGGTGCTGTCGTTTCGTAAAATTGCGGAAAATGCCCTGCGCGATATCGGCATGGTAGTTAGTGAAGGAGACAGGATATCTGTCCTTCCGTTGAGCAGCTCTGCGCAAGCATATAAACTGAAACATGCCTATAGTAATCATGCCATGATGAAGTTTCTGGATGACAAGCATTCATGGTCGCCGCAGCATAATACGGTTTATTATGCCAGCAGCCCCGGAACGGTGCCTGATACAACATACGCAAACGGAAAAACTCCGGGTATCCTGCGTATTCTAGGCAAGGATGCTAACCGAATCGAAGAATTGCAGAACAAGCTGCATGAGCTGTTTATCAAGATTCCTCAGCAATATGTTGATACAGAAACGAATAGGTTTGATTATCAGCAATATCTCAGTGATCAGAAAGACCGTCTGCTCCCTGTTCCCGAACAGGTCCGAGAACGCTATCAGGAGCTTGCTGATGAACGGAGCAAAAGTCAGAAAAGTGATCAAGAGTTAAAAAAGGATCAAGACGGTACTTCCACCCGCTGGTTGCCCTTTCACCTCAAAGGGGCGGAGCGGGAAAGGGACGCAACAGATCGCTTCTGCACCCTGCCGCTCAAGCACGGTGATTTGGTTTGGTACAGCATGGAGGGAAACAATGTTGCCGAGCTTTCTTTTTCTTCAATCTGGCGTAGTCGGGTGGAAGATGAGCGTCAGCTGGCATCCAAGGTAGGCAGCTTTTTTCCTGATCAGGAACTCCTGCCCTTCAATCCCAAGCGCAAACGTATCTCCCCGGCGGAACTGCTGTTCGGTTTTGTGGAAGACCTGGGAAAAGAAAAAGAGAATCCCGGCAAAGAGACGGAGAAAAAACAGGCCCTGACCTTTACCGGCAAGGTTCGATGCTCCTCCGGGGTGCTGCCTGCGGATGCCCCAAAGGACAGTGACCTGCTGGAATCGAAGCGGATCACCCTCAAGGCCCTGTCCACCCCCAAGCCGCCTTCGCCGGCCCTCTATTTCACCCGAAAAGAGGGGGCTGACGATTCCAAGGCCATCAGCAAAGAGGAGCTTTCCGCTGACTCGCACCGGGCTATGGGTCGTAAGCACTACCTCCATGCCCTGCGCCGTAAAGATGACCCGGTAGCAGTGCAACAGCTGGATAAACAGGGACACCCAGCGGACAGCGGAATCCATTCGTATCCCTGGAAGAGCCTGCATCCCAAAGACCGCCCGGAGATGAAGGTCAGGGTGCAGCCTATCGTTACGGGAACCTCTTTTTATTTTCATCTGGATTTCAGTAACCTGACCGAATGGGAACTGGGCCTGCTCTGTTTTGCTCTGCGCCCGAACGAGGCGTTCCGCCATAAGCTGGGCATGGGCAAGCCCATCGGGCTGGGCACGGTGCGCATCGACCTTGCCGGGCTGCACTGTATTGATCGAAAAGAACGCTATGCCGAGGACGAACCGGAGGTGGCGCGATACAATCAGGGCGGCTGGACTGACCCGAACCTGCGGAATGAGTTGGCAAAAGCAGGTTATGACCTGCCGGAGCGCGGCACGGCCCCTGACCCGGAAACATGCAGGCAGCATTTTCTGAAAACCATAGACCCGGATATTTACCGCGCCCTTGACCTGTTGGGAAATCCGCAGCATGTCCATCACCCGGTGCATTATCCCCAGGTAACAATGGATAAAACCGGCACTCAAGCGGACATTGAAGAGGAAAACTTCAAGTGGTTTGTGGAAAATGACAAGGAACATCATGAATACCTTCAACCGTTGGGCAAGGAGGGCGCGCCTCTGCCCCTGCTGACCAGAAGACAGGAGGTTGAACGGGGTGATTAA
- a CDS encoding Rpn family recombination-promoting nuclease/putative transposase, producing the protein MSDVINPHDCFFRETFGRKEIAAGFLREYLPKALLQKIDLESLTAVKDSFVEKELRQHFSDLLYTVHHQEGNLYLYLLFEHKSYPDPWTGLQLLRYLVRIWEQHRKQHPKERKLPAVVPLVLYHGRKKWRLSDRFSSLIAQDDNELVPFIPNFSWRVHDLSVLSDEEIRGGVLDRITLLVLRHIFDPDLHSRLPGILSLLREAGEKQDSLEMLEVLLRYVVRATKTFDEDAVREVLDRSGVLSRE; encoded by the coding sequence ATGAGCGATGTAATCAACCCGCATGACTGTTTTTTTCGCGAAACCTTCGGCAGAAAGGAGATCGCTGCCGGGTTTCTGCGGGAATATCTGCCCAAGGCACTCTTGCAGAAGATTGATCTGGAATCGCTGACCGCAGTCAAGGATTCCTTTGTGGAAAAGGAGTTGCGGCAGCATTTTTCTGACCTACTGTACACGGTGCATCATCAGGAGGGCAATCTTTACCTCTACCTGCTGTTCGAGCATAAAAGCTATCCCGATCCTTGGACCGGCCTACAGCTTCTGCGCTACTTGGTCAGGATCTGGGAGCAGCACCGCAAACAGCACCCGAAAGAACGGAAACTGCCAGCCGTGGTTCCGCTGGTGCTGTATCACGGGCGGAAGAAATGGCGACTTTCCGACCGGTTCAGTTCGCTGATTGCGCAGGACGATAATGAACTGGTTCCATTCATCCCGAATTTCAGTTGGCGGGTGCATGATCTGTCAGTCCTTTCGGATGAGGAGATTCGGGGCGGAGTACTTGATCGCATCACGCTGTTGGTTCTCCGGCATATTTTTGATCCTGACCTGCATTCCCGACTGCCCGGAATACTTTCGCTTCTGCGGGAGGCCGGTGAAAAACAGGACTCGCTTGAAATGCTGGAGGTTTTGTTGCGCTACGTTGTCAGGGCTACGAAAACGTTTGATGAAGATGCTGTCCGGGAGGTTCTGGACCGGAGCGGCGTTTTGAGCAGGGAATAA
- the cas6 gene encoding CRISPR system precrRNA processing endoribonuclease RAMP protein Cas6: MNNHHEQRAGDPGQEFAHDVDQEYDQEFSNNFRLLHIAKYLFRLRAEELIRLPPEKGSTFHGAFGHALKRISPFYYQELFEPGNDGAKPKPFVLLPPLDSKEAYPVGHSFTCELTLFGKAEQYFPICHAALEFLGKEMGLGQNRGKFSVAAVEQACPLQSKPSFAESGSLTCQDIAASCPLSVNNDRLTMHLPTRLRLKADGHLLSRAPEFDLFLARLLGRINTLSSLYGHGKMVERELREQLITRARERIQLDSTKTDACWRELPRFSGRQQQWMKFGGLFGSVTWQGRAEDFQPFLPYLAIGEWIHVGGKSSFGLGKYVVGRQNRG; the protein is encoded by the coding sequence ATGAATAATCATCATGAACAGAGGGCGGGCGATCCGGGCCAGGAGTTTGCGCACGATGTTGACCAGGAATATGATCAGGAATTTTCGAACAATTTCCGCCTGCTGCACATTGCAAAATATCTGTTTCGTCTCAGGGCCGAGGAATTGATCAGACTTCCTCCTGAAAAAGGCAGCACCTTTCACGGTGCTTTCGGTCATGCCCTCAAGCGCATTTCTCCTTTTTATTACCAGGAGCTTTTTGAACCCGGCAATGACGGGGCCAAGCCCAAACCCTTTGTCCTGCTGCCGCCCCTAGACAGCAAAGAAGCCTATCCGGTCGGGCATTCCTTTACCTGCGAGCTGACCCTGTTCGGCAAGGCAGAGCAATATTTTCCTATCTGTCATGCAGCCCTAGAATTTCTCGGCAAGGAGATGGGGCTTGGTCAGAACCGGGGAAAATTTTCTGTTGCGGCTGTGGAGCAAGCCTGCCCGCTACAAAGCAAGCCTTCGTTTGCCGAGTCAGGGAGCCTCACCTGTCAGGATATTGCTGCATCCTGCCCGCTGTCGGTCAATAATGACCGCCTCACCATGCACCTGCCCACCCGCCTGCGCCTCAAGGCTGACGGGCATCTCCTCTCCCGTGCCCCGGAATTTGACCTTTTTTTGGCACGATTACTCGGGCGGATCAACACCCTGTCCAGCCTGTACGGCCACGGCAAGATGGTGGAGCGTGAGCTTCGCGAGCAGCTGATTACCCGTGCTCGGGAACGCATCCAGCTTGATTCCACCAAAACCGATGCCTGCTGGCGCGAACTGCCCCGCTTTTCCGGGCGACAACAGCAGTGGATGAAGTTCGGCGGCCTGTTCGGTTCCGTGACTTGGCAGGGGCGGGCCGAGGATTTCCAGCCCTTTCTGCCGTATCTGGCAATCGGGGAGTGGATTCATGTGGGCGGCAAGAGTAGTTTTGGGTTGGGAAAATATGTGGTTGGGCGGCAGAACCGGGGCTGA
- the ispE gene encoding 4-(cytidine 5'-diphospho)-2-C-methyl-D-erythritol kinase, with the protein MQTTQITLQAPAKINLSLKILGKREDGYHELETLMQKIALYDELELSLTAEPGVQIHCSNAELPTDERNIAVRAAQLFLNETGNSRQGVRIALKKNIPIAAGLGGGSSDAAAVLNGLDQLLQTGCSPEQRAAMGVRIGADVPLFIYDFPAALATGRGERLMLAPSLTGYQILLVNPGILVSTKWAYEAFSSATEKIALTANQKAFTLPCSKNSRQKFTIPDDLKNDLEQVTAKHYPVIQRLKNHLLSSGAAGAMMSGSGSTVFGLFPQKIEGNLMDKAEQCRSLLQQEYDQVYLVSPLPEKEG; encoded by the coding sequence ATGCAGACAACGCAAATCACCCTCCAAGCCCCGGCTAAGATCAACCTCTCCCTGAAAATCCTCGGCAAACGGGAAGACGGTTACCACGAGCTGGAAACCCTGATGCAGAAAATTGCCCTGTATGATGAACTGGAACTAAGCCTCACCGCAGAGCCGGGCGTGCAAATCCATTGCTCAAACGCAGAACTCCCGACAGATGAGCGCAATATCGCTGTACGGGCAGCACAGCTCTTTCTGAACGAGACGGGCAACAGCCGCCAAGGAGTACGCATCGCGCTCAAAAAAAACATCCCCATTGCTGCTGGCTTGGGCGGCGGGTCCAGCGACGCTGCAGCGGTTTTGAACGGCTTGGATCAGCTACTGCAAACAGGCTGCTCACCAGAACAACGGGCTGCAATGGGCGTGCGTATCGGTGCTGATGTCCCTTTGTTTATTTATGATTTCCCGGCAGCCCTTGCCACAGGTAGAGGAGAACGCCTCATGCTGGCCCCCTCTTTGACCGGCTACCAAATATTGCTGGTTAATCCCGGCATTTTGGTCTCGACAAAATGGGCCTATGAAGCTTTTTCTTCAGCAACAGAAAAAATTGCATTGACAGCGAATCAAAAAGCGTTTACTCTTCCTTGCTCTAAAAATAGCAGACAGAAATTTACGATCCCGGATGATTTAAAAAATGATCTTGAGCAGGTCACAGCGAAACACTACCCTGTTATCCAAAGGCTCAAGAATCACCTGCTGAGCAGCGGCGCAGCAGGCGCAATGATGTCTGGTTCTGGATCAACGGTTTTCGGCCTCTTTCCGCAGAAAATTGAGGGAAACCTCATGGATAAGGCTGAACAATGTCGCAGTCTGCTTCAGCAAGAATATGATCAGGTCTATCTTGTCTCTCCTCTTCCCGAAAAAGAGGGGTGA